In the genome of Amaranthus tricolor cultivar Red isolate AtriRed21 chromosome 15, ASM2621246v1, whole genome shotgun sequence, one region contains:
- the LOC130800688 gene encoding probable inactive receptor kinase At5g58300, whose translation MKLQSSLQLTLILLLLISTLHLTFADLKSDRQALLDFVANVPHSRNLNWNVGSSVCTSWAGVTCNSEGTRVIALHLPGIGLFGPIPGGTIGKLDALQVLSLRSNSLNGKIPSDIASLPSLRSLFLQSNNFSGSIPESLSASLMVLDLSSNSLNGSIPSSINYLTRLIVLNLQDNMLSGSMPNLESRKLKLLNMSYNNLSGKIPNSLQKFPTSSFLGNPLCGPPLDSCSSSSPSPSADTMMSPAMIPIISKGGRSRKLSIGAIVAIVIAGSAVVVLAVMMFLLCCVKRNGVEDSSAVKGKESNIKKAKNQMPKEDFGSGVQTAEKNKLVFFGGCAYNFDLEDLLRASAEVLGKGSYGTAYKAILDEGIVVVVKRLKEVGIGKREFEQQMEMVSNVGQHPNLVPLRAYYFSKDEKLLVYDFMPGGSLSAVLHGNGYNGKTLLDWNARVTIALGAARGILHIHSEGGGKFIHGNIKSSNVLLSQDLEGCISDFGLPLMMNFQGITSRSIGYHAPEVIETRKASQSSDVYSFGVLLLEILTGKAPLKTAHGHIDVVDLPRWVQSVVREEWTSEVFDAELLKSPNAEEEMVHMLQVALACVARVPDMRPRMDEVVRMIEEIRPSESDGRPSSDENKSKNSNVGTPTP comes from the exons ATGAAGCTTCAGTCCTCCTTACAATtgacattgatccttcttctccTAATTTCCACACTCCACCTAACATTTGCTGACTTGAAGTCAGATAGGCAAGCTCTTCTCGACTTTGTTGCTAATGTACCCCATAGCCGAAATCTCAACTGGAATGTTGGTTCTTCTGTTTGCACATCTTGGGCTGGTGTCACTTGTAATAGTGAAGGAACCCGGGTTATTGCTCTCCATCTTCCAGGAATCGGTCTTTTTGGACCAATTCCAGGGGGAACCATTGGAAAGTTAGATGCCCTTCAAGTACTCAGTCTAAGGTCTAACAGTCTCAATGGGAAAATTCCTTCTGACATTGCTTCTTTACCATCTCTTCGTTCGTTGTTCCTCCAATCAAATAACTTTTCAGGAAGTATTCCCGAGTCTCTTTCTGCTTCACTTATGGTGTTGGATTTAAGCTCCAACTCCTTGAACGGAAGTATTCCGTCAAGTATTAACTATTTGACAAGGCTTATAGTTTTGAATCTCCAAGATAATATGCTGTCCGGATCCATGCCTAATCTTGAATCTCGTAAGCTTAAGCTTCTTAACATGAGCTACAATAATTTAAGTGGTAAAATCCCAAATTCACTTCAGAAGTTTCCTACTTCATCATTTTTGGGGAATCCTTTATGTGGGCCACCTCTCGACAGTTGCTCCTCAAGTAGCCCATCACCTTCTGCGGATACCATGATGTCTCCTGCAATGATACCTATTATAAGCAAAGGCGGCCGTAGCAGGAAATTGAGCATAGGTGCCATTGTTGCTATTGTAATTGCTGGCTCTGCCGTTGTGGTTCTTGCTGTGATGATGTTCTTATTATGTTGTGTTAAGAGAAACGGTGTCGAAGATAGTTCTGCTGTTAAAGGAAAAGAGTCTAATATCAAGAAGGCTAAAAACCAAATGCCAAAGGAAGATTTTGGGAGCGGTGTACAAACAGCTGAAAAGAACAAGTTGGTGTTCTTTGGCGGTTGTGCATATAACTTTGATCTTGAGGACTTGCTTAGGGCATCTGCGGAGGTTCTTGGGAAAGGGAGCTACGGTACAGCTTATAAAGCGATTTTGGATGAGGGAATTGTCGTCGTGGTAAAACGGCTGAAGGAAGTAGGGATTGGAAAGAGGGAATTCGAGCAGCAAATGGAAATGGTTAGCAATGTCGGTCAACATCCAAATCTTGTTCCTCTTCGGGCTTACTATTTCTCAAAGGATGAAAAACTTCTAGTTTACGATTTCATGCCTGGCGGAAGCTTAAGTGCCGTCTTACATG GCAATGGCTATAATGGGAAGACATTGTTAGATTGGAACGCTAGAGTAACAATTGCACTTGGAGCTGCACGAGGAATACTCCACATCCACTCTGAAGGAGGTGGAAAATTCATCCACGGAAACATCAAGTCCTCTAATGTTCTCCTATCACAAGATCTCGAAGGTTGTATCTCTGATTTCGGCTTGCCTCTTATGATGAACTTTCAAGGCATCACTTCAAGAAGCATAGGGTACCATGCTCCAGAAGTAATTGAAACAAGAAAAGCCAGCCAAAGTTCCGATGTTTATAGCTTTGGAGTACTTCTCCTAGAGATCCTAACTGGAAAAGCTCCTCTAAAGACCGCTCATGGACACATTGATGTGGTTGATCTTCCTAGATGGGTGCAATCGGTGGTGAGAGAAGAATGGACATCTGAAGTGTTTGATGCCGAGTTACTAAAAAGTCCAAATGCAGAAGAGGAAATGGTGCACATGTTACAGGTAGCACTGGCTTGTGTTGCTAGAGTGCCTGATATGAGGCCGAGAATGGATGAAGTTGTTAGAATGATCGAGGAAATCAGGCCATCCGAGTCAGATGGGAGGCCTTCTTCTGATGAGAATAAGTCAAAAAACTCCAATGTAGGTACTCCTACCCCCTGA